One segment of Pontibacter akesuensis DNA contains the following:
- a CDS encoding ExbD/TolR family protein, whose product MAEIQENDSGGKKKGSKKAAVHLDMTPMVDLAFLLLTFFMLTTTFSKPQTMEINMPVDPENEEEQIALKASNAMTIILGEDDELYYYFGLADDKPEIVESDYSAGGIRKVLVSPQVKSNDKMTVMIKPMEASRYKNVVDILDELKITDTKKFALVDISDADKQLVQEQIGQ is encoded by the coding sequence ATGGCTGAAATACAAGAAAACGACTCCGGCGGGAAAAAGAAAGGTTCCAAGAAAGCCGCGGTACACCTGGACATGACGCCCATGGTTGACCTTGCCTTCCTTCTGTTAACGTTCTTCATGCTTACCACCACTTTCAGTAAGCCACAGACCATGGAAATTAACATGCCTGTGGACCCTGAAAATGAAGAAGAGCAGATTGCACTCAAGGCAAGTAACGCCATGACAATCATTCTTGGGGAGGATGATGAGTTATATTACTACTTCGGCTTAGCCGATGACAAACCAGAAATCGTTGAGTCTGATTATTCAGCAGGCGGAATTCGTAAAGTATTGGTATCACCACAGGTGAAATCAAACGATAAGATGACTGTAATGATCAAACCAATGGAAGCGTCGCGCTACAAAAACGTAGTGGACATTCTGGATGAATTGAAAATTACTGATACCAAGAAGTTTGCCCTGGTCGACATTTCCGATGCAGACAAACAATTGGTCCAAGAACAAATCGGACAATAA
- the der gene encoding ribosome biogenesis GTPase Der, translated as MSSNIIAIVGRPNVGKSTLFNRLIGQRKAIMDNVSGVTRDRSYGHGQWIGKYYTVIDTGGYVHGSDDIFEAEINRQVELAMNEADVILFMVDVDAGLTGLDEEFANVLRRSKKPVFIVANKADTNARAHQMGEFYALGIGEEIFPVSSQNGSGTGELLDEVVKHFKDEGVEDPDAGIPKLAVLGRPNVGKSSFVNLLLGEERNIVTDQAGTTRDAIHSRYNAFGKEFIIVDTAGLRRKSKVSEDIEFYSVLRSVRALEDADVCIVMLDATRGIEAQDVNIITLAEKNRKGIVILVNKWDLVEKDTHSTKQFEEEILDRIAPIKYVPVIFTSVITKQRILKAVEKAMEVYDNKTKKIPTSKLNDLILPDIERYPPPAIKGKFVKIKYITQLPTHNPTFAFFCNLPQYIKEPYSRYLENCIRRHFDFEGVPINLVFRKK; from the coding sequence ATGTCATCAAACATCATTGCAATTGTAGGACGCCCAAACGTGGGCAAGTCCACCTTATTTAACCGCCTGATCGGGCAGCGCAAAGCCATCATGGACAACGTGAGTGGCGTAACGCGCGATCGTAGCTACGGCCACGGTCAGTGGATCGGCAAGTACTACACTGTGATTGACACAGGTGGCTACGTGCACGGCTCCGACGATATTTTTGAAGCTGAAATCAATCGCCAGGTAGAACTGGCCATGAACGAGGCCGACGTAATCCTGTTTATGGTGGATGTAGATGCCGGCCTTACCGGCCTGGACGAGGAGTTCGCTAACGTTTTGCGCCGCTCTAAGAAGCCTGTATTCATTGTAGCGAACAAAGCCGATACCAACGCCCGTGCACACCAGATGGGTGAGTTCTATGCTTTGGGAATAGGCGAGGAGATTTTCCCGGTGTCGTCGCAGAACGGCTCCGGTACCGGCGAACTGCTGGACGAAGTGGTGAAGCACTTTAAAGACGAAGGCGTGGAGGACCCGGATGCGGGTATTCCAAAGCTGGCTGTACTGGGCCGCCCGAACGTAGGTAAATCATCATTTGTGAACCTGCTGCTCGGTGAGGAGCGCAACATTGTAACCGACCAGGCAGGTACCACGCGTGATGCCATTCACTCGCGCTACAACGCGTTCGGCAAAGAGTTTATCATTGTAGACACAGCCGGACTCCGCCGCAAGAGCAAGGTGAGCGAGGACATTGAGTTTTACTCGGTGCTGCGCTCTGTGCGTGCCCTGGAAGACGCCGACGTGTGTATTGTAATGCTGGATGCCACCAGGGGAATTGAGGCGCAGGACGTGAACATCATCACGCTGGCCGAGAAGAACCGCAAGGGCATCGTTATACTTGTAAACAAGTGGGACCTGGTAGAGAAGGATACGCACAGCACCAAACAGTTTGAAGAGGAGATACTCGATCGTATCGCCCCGATTAAGTATGTGCCGGTTATCTTTACCTCTGTAATCACGAAGCAGCGTATTTTGAAGGCTGTGGAGAAGGCCATGGAGGTGTATGACAACAAGACCAAGAAGATACCAACCTCTAAGCTGAACGACCTGATTTTGCCGGACATCGAGCGCTACCCGCCGCCGGCCATCAAAGGAAAGTTTGTGAAGATAAAGTACATCACGCAGTTGCCGACGCACAACCCAACGTTTGCGTTCTTCTGTAACCTGCCTCAGTATATCAAGGAGCCGTACAGCCGTTACCTGGAGAACTGCATCCGCAGGCACTTTGACTTTGAAGGAGTTCCGATTAACCTCGTGTTCCGAAAGAAGTAA
- the glmM gene encoding phosphoglucosamine mutase codes for MALIKSISGIRGTIGGQAGEGLTPVDVVKFAAAFGTWVLQNTDKKTIIVGRDARLSGDMVNKLVCATLQGLGIDVIDVGLSTTPTVEMEVPAKKAGGGIILTASHNPKQWNALKLLNHKGEFISDEEGKLVLDIAEQEAFEFAQVNDLGKYKQSETALKKHIKAILDLPLVDVAAIKARNFSVVVDAVNSSGGFAVPMLLEALGVTKIEKLNCEPDGHFAHNPEPLPENLREISKMIEKGKYDLGIVVDPDVDRLALVNEDGSMFGEEYTLVAVADYVLKNQVGNTVSNLSSTRALRDVTEKAGGTYAAAAVGEVNVVNMMKEQNAIIGGEGNGGIIYPELHYGRDALVGIALFLTHLAKADMSMTRLRASYPNYYISKNKIELTPEVDVDDVLRQMKERYAKQPINTIDGVKIEFDKEWVHLRKSNTEPIIRIYAESDSNATAEHLAHKIIADIKEIISENA; via the coding sequence GTGGCTTTAATAAAATCGATTTCAGGAATACGTGGTACGATAGGCGGACAGGCGGGCGAAGGGCTGACACCTGTGGATGTGGTGAAGTTTGCCGCTGCTTTCGGTACCTGGGTGCTTCAAAACACCGATAAAAAGACAATCATTGTAGGCCGTGATGCCCGGCTTTCGGGGGACATGGTAAATAAACTGGTGTGCGCCACATTGCAGGGTCTGGGCATTGATGTGATCGATGTGGGCCTTTCTACCACGCCTACCGTGGAGATGGAGGTGCCTGCCAAGAAAGCCGGCGGCGGCATTATACTTACCGCCAGCCACAACCCCAAGCAATGGAATGCCCTGAAGCTGCTCAACCACAAAGGTGAGTTTATCTCCGATGAGGAAGGAAAGCTGGTGCTGGACATTGCCGAGCAGGAGGCCTTTGAGTTTGCGCAGGTAAACGACCTTGGCAAGTATAAGCAAAGCGAAACAGCGCTTAAAAAGCATATCAAGGCGATCCTGGATCTGCCGCTGGTGGATGTGGCCGCCATCAAGGCTAGAAACTTCAGCGTGGTGGTGGATGCCGTGAACTCAAGCGGCGGTTTTGCCGTGCCGATGCTGTTGGAAGCCCTGGGCGTGACAAAAATCGAGAAACTGAACTGCGAGCCGGACGGGCATTTTGCCCATAACCCGGAGCCACTGCCAGAGAACCTGCGCGAAATCTCGAAGATGATCGAGAAGGGCAAGTATGATCTGGGCATTGTAGTAGACCCGGACGTAGACCGCCTGGCGCTGGTGAATGAAGACGGCAGCATGTTTGGCGAGGAATACACCTTGGTGGCTGTGGCTGACTATGTGCTGAAGAACCAGGTAGGCAATACTGTTTCCAACCTTTCCTCTACCCGCGCCCTGCGTGATGTAACCGAGAAAGCCGGCGGTACTTATGCCGCTGCTGCCGTAGGTGAGGTAAACGTGGTGAACATGATGAAGGAGCAGAACGCTATTATCGGTGGTGAGGGCAACGGCGGTATTATCTACCCGGAACTGCACTACGGCCGTGATGCATTGGTAGGTATTGCTCTGTTCCTGACGCACCTGGCTAAAGCCGACATGAGTATGACGCGCCTGCGTGCCAGCTACCCTAACTACTACATCTCCAAAAATAAAATTGAGCTAACCCCAGAAGTGGATGTGGATGATGTGCTGCGCCAGATGAAGGAGCGTTATGCCAAGCAGCCGATCAACACGATTGACGGTGTAAAGATTGAGTTTGACAAGGAGTGGGTGCACCTGCGCAAGTCCAACACTGAGCCTATCATTCGCATTTATGCCGAAAGCGATAGCAATGCCACTGCTGAGCACCTGGCCCACAAGATCATTGCCGATATAAAAGAGATAATCTCTGAGAACGCCTAG
- a CDS encoding ExbD/TolR family protein, with protein MPKVKVKRKKPVLDMTPMVDLAFLLVTFFMLTTKFAPEESVIVDTPSSVSEIKLPDTNVITLSIGKEDRVFFGVDGQQTKEALLTKMAGKYGVSFTPEETKTFSLLTNFGVPMNQLKSFLAMDPEARKSVKQPGIPIDSVNNQLGDWVHQTRLTNREVVIAIKGDVDVNYSTIQRVIDILQERKINRFNLVTDMESKPQN; from the coding sequence ATGCCTAAAGTAAAAGTAAAAAGGAAAAAACCTGTCTTGGACATGACGCCAATGGTGGACCTTGCCTTCTTGCTGGTTACTTTCTTTATGCTCACAACAAAGTTTGCTCCTGAGGAGTCGGTGATAGTAGATACGCCATCTTCTGTTTCAGAGATCAAACTTCCAGATACCAACGTAATCACATTATCCATCGGCAAAGAGGATCGTGTGTTTTTCGGAGTGGACGGACAGCAGACAAAGGAAGCATTGCTAACCAAGATGGCAGGTAAGTATGGTGTCAGCTTTACCCCTGAGGAAACGAAAACCTTCTCGCTGCTTACAAACTTTGGCGTACCGATGAACCAGCTCAAGTCTTTCTTAGCTATGGACCCGGAAGCGCGCAAGAGTGTAAAACAGCCCGGTATTCCGATCGATTCGGTTAACAACCAACTGGGTGACTGGGTACACCAGACACGTTTAACAAACCGCGAGGTTGTTATAGCCATCAAAGGCGACGTTGACGTAAACTACAGTACCATCCAGCGTGTGATCGATATTTTGCAGGAAAGGAAGATAAACAGGTTTAACCTGGTTACCGACATGGAAAGCAAGCCGCAGAACTAA
- the era gene encoding GTPase Era, with amino-acid sequence MAETPHKAGFVSIVGKPNVGKSTLMNALVGERLSIITSKAQTTRHRIMGILNSDDFQIVYSDTPGIIKPQYALHESMMGFVRTSLEDADVIIFMTDIYEKHDEDDVIKRLQYAQVPVLVLINKIDQAKVEDVKDKMIYWQEKMNPTEVFPISALHGTNLEHLFDRLLHYLPEHPAYFPKDELTDKPERFFVSEIIREKILLNYKKEIPYSCEVVIEEFKEEEDIIRIRAEISVERKSQKGIVIGHKGEMLKKVGTQARVDMEEFFQKKIFLDLYVRVNENWRTDQKLLKRFGYREE; translated from the coding sequence ATGGCCGAGACTCCTCATAAAGCAGGTTTTGTAAGTATAGTGGGCAAGCCCAACGTGGGGAAATCCACGTTAATGAACGCCCTTGTGGGCGAGAGGCTCTCCATTATCACCTCGAAGGCACAGACGACCAGGCACCGTATCATGGGTATTCTGAACTCGGATGACTTCCAGATCGTTTACTCCGACACGCCCGGCATCATCAAGCCGCAGTATGCGCTGCATGAGTCGATGATGGGGTTTGTGCGCACCTCGCTGGAAGATGCCGACGTGATTATTTTCATGACGGATATCTACGAGAAGCACGACGAGGACGATGTGATCAAGCGCCTGCAGTATGCGCAGGTGCCGGTACTGGTGCTCATCAATAAGATAGACCAGGCCAAGGTAGAGGACGTGAAGGACAAGATGATCTACTGGCAGGAGAAGATGAACCCGACTGAGGTGTTCCCGATCTCTGCCCTGCATGGCACTAACCTGGAGCATCTGTTCGACCGTTTGCTGCATTACCTGCCCGAGCATCCGGCCTACTTTCCAAAAGACGAGCTGACTGATAAACCTGAGCGCTTTTTTGTGTCAGAGATTATCCGGGAGAAGATCCTGCTCAACTATAAAAAGGAGATTCCCTATAGCTGCGAGGTGGTGATAGAGGAGTTTAAGGAAGAGGAGGACATTATCCGCATCCGGGCCGAAATTAGCGTGGAGCGCAAAAGCCAAAAGGGCATTGTGATCGGCCATAAGGGCGAGATGCTGAAAAAAGTGGGCACGCAGGCCCGCGTAGACATGGAAGAGTTTTTCCAGAAGAAGATATTTCTTGATTTATATGTGCGCGTGAACGAGAATTGGCGGACAGACCAGAAGCTGCTGAAGCGCTTCGGTTACCGCGAAGAGTAG
- a CDS encoding LOG family protein, protein MKSIAVFCGANAGNKDVYSQAAAKLGQLMAAQSIKLVFGGGKVGLMGTIADAILGAGGEAVGVIPQSLVDREVAHTGLTELQVVKTMHERKALMASHSDAFIAMPGGFGTLDEINEIITWNQLGIIKKPVAFYNVNGYFDKFIELIAHGVQEGFIKPEYADNLIVEADAGVLLQKLTRYAAAVSEDWVDSERI, encoded by the coding sequence ATGAAAAGTATAGCTGTGTTCTGTGGCGCCAATGCAGGCAACAAGGACGTGTACAGCCAGGCAGCCGCCAAACTGGGGCAGCTAATGGCCGCACAAAGTATAAAACTGGTGTTCGGGGGAGGCAAAGTAGGCCTGATGGGGACCATTGCCGATGCCATACTTGGAGCAGGCGGCGAGGCCGTAGGCGTAATTCCGCAGAGCCTGGTAGACCGCGAGGTAGCACACACTGGCCTGACAGAACTGCAGGTGGTGAAAACCATGCACGAGCGCAAGGCACTGATGGCAAGCCATTCAGATGCGTTCATCGCGATGCCCGGCGGCTTTGGCACCCTCGACGAAATAAACGAGATCATCACCTGGAATCAATTGGGCATCATCAAAAAGCCAGTAGCCTTTTACAACGTGAACGGCTACTTCGATAAGTTTATAGAGCTGATCGCGCACGGTGTGCAGGAAGGCTTCATCAAGCCTGAATATGCCGATAACCTGATAGTGGAAGCTGATGCCGGGGTGCTGCTGCAGAAACTGACCCGTTATGCCGCGGCTGTTTCAGAGGATTGGGTTGATTCTGAACGCATTTAA
- a CDS encoding cysteine desulfurase family protein — MRVYLDNAATTPLDKEVLDAMTPFMLEHFGNPSSIHSHGREVRAAIEKARKTVAGLLNTSPAEVFFTSGGTEADNAALVCTCRSLNIKHAVTSKMEHHAVLHTMELLEKQEGVHVTYLRHDGQGVLDLEHLEEVLANQPQTLVSIMHANNEIGNLNDVEAIGAICRKYNAVFHSDTVQTMGHYKHDLQQLNANFIVGSAHKFHGPKGVGFLYCDAGTKIQPLIQGGAQERNMRGGTENVYGIIGLAKALEIAYRDMEDHTRHIQNLKDRMIHQLREQMEDVSFNGLSEFGDKSLYTVLNVNLPASDINEMLLFSLDISKISASGGSACSSGANTGSHVLRALGCDPSRGSVRFSFSKYNTAEEIDYAAATLAKMYKKQLA, encoded by the coding sequence ATGCGTGTTTACCTAGATAATGCTGCCACCACGCCCCTGGACAAAGAGGTGTTAGATGCGATGACTCCTTTCATGCTGGAGCATTTCGGCAATCCGTCTTCCATCCACTCGCATGGGCGTGAGGTACGGGCTGCCATTGAGAAGGCGCGAAAAACGGTAGCAGGCCTGCTGAACACATCGCCGGCTGAGGTTTTCTTTACCTCGGGTGGTACTGAGGCTGATAATGCGGCTTTGGTTTGCACTTGCCGCTCGCTGAACATCAAGCATGCGGTTACAAGCAAAATGGAACACCACGCCGTGTTGCACACCATGGAGCTGCTGGAGAAGCAGGAGGGGGTGCATGTAACGTATCTGCGGCACGATGGACAAGGTGTGCTGGACCTGGAGCACCTGGAGGAAGTATTGGCCAACCAGCCGCAAACGCTGGTGTCGATCATGCACGCCAACAACGAGATCGGTAACCTGAACGATGTGGAGGCGATAGGAGCGATCTGCAGGAAGTATAACGCGGTGTTCCATTCGGACACGGTGCAGACCATGGGCCATTATAAGCATGACCTGCAGCAGCTAAATGCTAATTTCATAGTTGGCTCAGCGCACAAATTTCACGGACCGAAAGGCGTAGGCTTCCTGTACTGCGATGCGGGGACGAAGATTCAGCCCTTGATTCAGGGTGGGGCGCAGGAGCGCAACATGCGTGGCGGCACAGAGAACGTCTATGGCATTATTGGCTTGGCCAAAGCACTGGAGATTGCCTACCGCGATATGGAAGATCATACCCGCCACATCCAAAACCTGAAGGACCGCATGATCCACCAGCTGCGCGAGCAAATGGAGGATGTGAGTTTCAACGGCCTTTCGGAGTTTGGTGATAAGAGCCTGTACACGGTGCTGAATGTGAATCTGCCTGCCTCTGATATCAACGAGATGCTGCTCTTTAGCCTGGACATCAGCAAGATTTCAGCCTCTGGTGGCAGCGCCTGCAGCAGTGGCGCCAACACAGGCTCGCATGTGCTGCGCGCGTTGGGCTGTGACCCTAGCCGCGGCTCAGTACGCTTCTCATTCAGCAAGTATAACACGGCCGAGGAAATAGATTACGCCGCCGCTACGCTTGCGAAAATGTACAAGAAGCAGTTGGCGTAA
- the hemH gene encoding ferrochelatase: MSKKNTGKIGVLLVNLGTPDTPETPDVRKYLREFLLDKRVIDINPVGRFFLINGIIAPFRAPKSAVIYKQLWTERGSPLLYHGIDLKEKLQASLGDGYHVAFGMRYQKPSIKSALEELREQSVDRIIVFPMFPQYASASTGSAQDKIMEIVKDWWIIPSINFISDFCNDPGFIESFAELGRRYMAEDNYDHVLFSYHGLPERHILKGSDHGYCKLGTCCNSYNKRNKYCYRASCFETSRQLAAALGLREEQYSVAFQSRLGKDPWLKPYSDEVLKTYPEKGIKKVLAFSPAFVADCLETTIEVGEEFKEMFMEAGGEKWQLVESLNSNDTWVEAVKQMILKN, translated from the coding sequence ATGAGCAAAAAGAACACTGGTAAAATTGGCGTACTGCTGGTTAATCTCGGCACGCCTGACACTCCTGAAACGCCTGATGTTAGAAAATACCTGCGCGAGTTTTTACTGGATAAGCGCGTAATCGATATAAATCCTGTTGGCCGGTTTTTCCTGATCAATGGCATTATTGCGCCTTTCCGTGCACCGAAATCAGCGGTCATCTACAAGCAGCTCTGGACCGAGCGCGGCTCTCCCCTGCTCTACCACGGCATCGACCTGAAGGAGAAGCTGCAGGCAAGTTTGGGCGACGGCTACCATGTTGCGTTTGGCATGCGGTACCAAAAGCCAAGTATAAAAAGTGCACTGGAAGAGCTGCGCGAGCAAAGCGTGGACCGCATCATTGTTTTCCCGATGTTCCCGCAGTACGCCTCCGCCAGCACAGGCTCTGCCCAGGACAAAATCATGGAGATTGTCAAGGACTGGTGGATCATTCCGAGCATCAACTTTATCTCCGACTTCTGCAACGATCCCGGCTTCATAGAATCTTTTGCGGAACTTGGCCGCAGGTATATGGCCGAGGATAATTACGACCACGTGCTTTTCAGCTACCACGGCTTACCGGAGCGCCACATCCTGAAAGGCAGCGACCACGGCTACTGCAAACTGGGCACGTGCTGCAACAGCTATAACAAGCGAAATAAGTACTGCTACCGCGCCTCCTGCTTCGAGACCTCCCGCCAATTGGCTGCAGCCCTTGGCTTGCGCGAGGAACAGTATTCTGTTGCTTTCCAGTCGCGGTTGGGCAAAGACCCTTGGTTGAAGCCTTATAGCGATGAAGTGCTGAAAACATACCCGGAGAAAGGCATCAAAAAGGTATTAGCCTTTAGTCCTGCCTTCGTGGCCGACTGTTTAGAAACGACTATTGAGGTAGGTGAAGAGTTTAAAGAGATGTTTATGGAAGCGGGCGGCGAGAAATGGCAGCTGGTAGAAAGCCTGAATTCTAACGACACCTGGGTAGAGGCCGTGAAACAGATGATTCTGAAGAACTAA
- the mazG gene encoding nucleoside triphosphate pyrophosphohydrolase: MTTSQPGKNTREEQLQAFSRLLDVMDELREKCPWDRKQTIESLRHLTIEETYELSDAIMKGELQEVKKEIGDIMLHLVFYAKIAAEKGEFDIADVLNAQCEKLIFRHPHIYGDTKADSEEEVKQNWEKLKLKEGNKSVLGGVPRTLPALVKAMRIQEKARGAGFDWDDKAQVWEKVQEELNEFETEFNVADTAAIDQQKATAEFGDLLFSLINFARFAGINPEEALERTNLKFIDRFQYLETESAKDGKQLQDMSLKEMDYYWNKAKKR; encoded by the coding sequence ATGACTACTTCACAACCCGGCAAAAACACGCGAGAAGAACAGTTGCAGGCCTTTAGCCGCCTGCTTGATGTGATGGATGAGTTACGGGAGAAATGCCCCTGGGACCGTAAGCAGACGATTGAGAGCCTGCGCCACCTGACCATTGAGGAAACCTACGAGCTTTCTGACGCTATTATGAAAGGAGAGTTGCAGGAGGTTAAGAAGGAGATTGGCGACATTATGCTGCACCTTGTCTTTTACGCCAAGATAGCCGCTGAAAAAGGAGAATTCGACATTGCTGACGTTTTGAACGCGCAGTGCGAAAAGCTCATTTTCCGGCACCCGCATATTTACGGCGATACAAAGGCAGACTCTGAGGAGGAGGTAAAGCAGAACTGGGAAAAGCTGAAACTAAAGGAAGGCAACAAATCAGTGCTGGGAGGAGTACCACGTACACTGCCTGCCTTGGTGAAAGCCATGCGCATACAGGAGAAAGCCCGCGGCGCCGGGTTCGATTGGGACGACAAGGCGCAGGTGTGGGAAAAAGTGCAGGAGGAGCTGAATGAATTCGAGACTGAGTTTAATGTAGCGGACACCGCTGCCATTGACCAGCAAAAGGCAACGGCCGAGTTTGGAGACCTGCTGTTCTCGCTCATAAACTTTGCCCGCTTTGCCGGCATCAACCCGGAGGAGGCGCTGGAGCGGACAAACCTGAAGTTCATAGACAGGTTCCAGTACCTGGAAACAGAATCAGCAAAAGACGGAAAGCAATTACAGGACATGTCCTTAAAAGAAATGGACTATTACTGGAACAAGGCAAAAAAGCGTTAA
- a CDS encoding MotA/TolQ/ExbB proton channel family protein has protein sequence MEKKTATVSKNANVEQKTSPVGSLFASIVIPVALIASVLIYMFVLGNPSNFQGGDPANHPLPGNYLGIVYKGGWVVPVLLALNLMVLIFAIERALTIGKAKGTKSVAAFVRNISAKLNQRDINGAIAACDAQKGSVANVVKAGLLKYKEMQNEPELLKAEKVASIQKEIEESVALELPMLEKNLVVISTIASISTLVGLIGTVLGMIKAFAALAQGGAPDAVGLANGISEALINTALGITGSAIAIVAYNYFTSKIDELTYSIDEAGFSIVSTFSSQHETPAVRPQTV, from the coding sequence ATGGAAAAAAAGACTGCAACAGTGAGCAAGAATGCTAATGTAGAGCAAAAGACTAGCCCTGTTGGCTCTCTATTTGCGAGCATTGTAATTCCAGTTGCCCTGATAGCATCTGTGCTTATCTACATGTTTGTTTTGGGTAACCCTAGCAACTTCCAAGGTGGTGACCCTGCAAACCATCCACTACCAGGCAACTACCTCGGCATTGTATATAAAGGTGGTTGGGTAGTACCAGTATTGTTAGCCCTTAACCTGATGGTACTTATTTTCGCTATTGAGCGTGCGCTTACTATCGGAAAAGCAAAAGGAACTAAGAGTGTTGCTGCTTTCGTACGTAACATCTCTGCAAAACTGAACCAGCGTGACATCAACGGCGCTATCGCTGCCTGCGACGCACAGAAAGGTTCTGTAGCCAACGTGGTAAAAGCCGGTCTGCTGAAGTACAAGGAAATGCAGAACGAGCCTGAGCTGCTGAAAGCTGAGAAAGTAGCCTCTATTCAGAAAGAAATCGAAGAGTCTGTAGCACTGGAGCTGCCAATGCTTGAGAAGAACCTGGTAGTTATCTCAACTATCGCCTCTATCTCTACACTGGTTGGTCTGATCGGTACGGTACTTGGTATGATCAAGGCCTTCGCCGCTCTTGCACAAGGTGGTGCTCCGGATGCGGTTGGTCTGGCAAACGGTATCTCCGAGGCCCTAATCAACACAGCCCTTGGTATTACAGGTTCTGCTATCGCTATCGTTGCTTACAACTACTTTACAAGCAAGATTGACGAACTTACTTACAGCATCGACGAAGCTGGTTTCAGCATCGTGTCAACGTTCTCTTCTCAGCATGAGACGCCAGCTGTAAGACCACAAACTGTATAA
- a CDS encoding SpoIIAA family protein, which translates to MITTVDFEQDNIVGFKLEDHLAEASLKKLVQEMEEKTANQEKVLLYFEFINFGGWDTVQSFFDTLKLKFNSWNKIVKYAIVTDKDWVKKQSRLANFLTPHFEVKAFCVDDRTEAVSWLQQHASDDPKPGIAVLEAMPQHVLGLATIGKFTPSDFYSINCMLEQQVQDNKDLRLYLEVLHEDGTTPDAMWQDLKQGVRYYSKFSKVALAGHEEWLEKAARLSDGLTHNINMKFFNLDERDAAIDWLR; encoded by the coding sequence ATGATAACAACAGTTGATTTTGAACAAGACAACATCGTAGGCTTTAAACTGGAAGACCATTTGGCCGAGGCGAGCCTGAAAAAGCTGGTGCAGGAGATGGAGGAGAAGACAGCGAACCAGGAGAAGGTGCTTTTATACTTTGAGTTTATTAACTTCGGTGGCTGGGATACGGTACAGTCTTTTTTTGACACGCTGAAGCTGAAGTTCAACAGCTGGAACAAGATTGTGAAGTATGCCATCGTAACGGATAAAGACTGGGTGAAGAAACAGTCGCGGTTGGCCAACTTTCTGACACCGCATTTTGAGGTGAAAGCCTTTTGCGTGGATGACAGGACGGAAGCGGTTTCCTGGCTGCAGCAGCATGCCTCCGATGATCCCAAGCCTGGTATTGCCGTGCTGGAGGCAATGCCCCAACATGTGCTGGGGCTGGCCACAATCGGAAAGTTCACCCCGTCTGATTTCTATTCGATAAATTGCATGCTGGAGCAGCAGGTGCAGGATAACAAAGACTTGCGCCTGTACCTGGAGGTGCTGCACGAAGATGGCACCACGCCAGACGCCATGTGGCAGGATCTGAAGCAGGGCGTGCGCTATTACAGCAAGTTTAGCAAAGTAGCCCTCGCCGGGCACGAGGAGTGGCTCGAGAAGGCTGCTCGTCTGAGCGATGGTTTAACGCACAATATTAACATGAAGTTTTTTAACCTGGATGAACGCGACGCTGCGATTGACTGGCTTCGGTAA